Genomic segment of Panicum virgatum strain AP13 chromosome 2K, P.virgatum_v5, whole genome shotgun sequence:
AGGTGCGTTCACCACTCCACTCAACTTAGTCCTGCCGCGTGCATTCGCGAGCCGCACACAAGCAGCAGCGTAcctgccgctgccgcgccgGTCGCACACCCACCCCACACCACGGTAGTGGCACGGTTTCGTCTGGCTGGTCGTAGCGTGCGCCCATGCGCGACGCACACGGACACGCCAGCGCTGTCGCGCGTGCGTGTGGCCGTGTGGTGTTGTTGGTTACTCGTGCACGCGGGGTTTACGTGCGCGTCTCAACAGTgcattagagagagagagaggagtctagaatgaatgcagagagagggagaggacgaACGGCCAACGGGCCTCGTGCATGTACACCGGCCAGCAAGCCGGGTCCGTTCGGGGGCCCATGTTGCCCGTGCAAtccagcctctctctctctctctctgtggtGTCGCGTCCCATCGCGCGGTCCACACACGTGAGCTCCAGGTGCTCGGCAGCCGGGCCCGGCCCACTACTGGCCGAGCCGCGCCGGCTGCATCCACGCCGGGCGCCTAGCAAGCTGCCACCCCGCCCGCCCCAccacgccaccggcatgtggGGCCGCACGCCTTCCGCCTGCGCAATCCTTCGGTAGCTGTTGGGAAAAGAAAAGGCTAAAGCTGAAAGGCGGGCGCTTTTGTGTGTTTGTTGTCTTGTGGCCTCCACCCCGCAGGGCACCAGCAGCAGTGGGCGCTCCccttcgccggcgccgggcagcccaggccgcccccgccgccgcaggataGGAAGGGGCGCGGCGGAAGAGCCGCGGTCATGGAGTCcggctccagatccagcggcggcgcggggttcgacgacgacgacggcctcgccgcgcgccgcgaggTCTCCTCCTCGCTCCAAGGTATACTAGTACCCCAATTTCGCTGAATCTATGAGAAATCTGCTCATCTTTGTTGCATGTCAGCCCTGGGTTGATGGGAGCATGTAATTTTTTCCCAGGAATTCTGACGAtttccgcccccccccccccccccccccccccccgcgttcctttttttaaaaattgtTTTCGAGAACCCACCACTCTTGTACTCATCGGGTGTAGTGCTCCGTGTTGGTCTAGCAGAGTCCACGGTGAGGAAGAGGACGGGTAGTGTGGAAGGGATGGGTTCGCACGCGCTGACGGCGCCGGGCGCCGGCTCGCAGTGGCAGCCGGCCCACGTCCACCAGCTTCACGCCCACCTCCTTGtctccggccgcctccgcggCTCGCCAGCAATCGCCGCGCTCGCGCTGCTCCGCGCTGCCTGCCGCGTGCGCGCGTCCCcctgcctccgcccgctcgctcgCCACCTGCTCGACGGAATTCCCCACCCGACCCCGCAactcctccacgccgccgcgcgcctcgcctCCGCCTGCCTTCCCTCGCGCTTGGCCACTACCTGGCACTCCGCGCGCGCCACCCGGCCTTCCTCCCACCCGCCCCTGCCATCGCAGACGTGCTGAAGTCCACCCCTGGCCGTGCAGCGCATGCCCATGCGCTACGCGTTGCCGCACACGCGGTGGATGCTCGTTTCCTGGACAATACGCTCATTGCCATGTACTTTGCCTGTGGGGACGCCTGGAGTGCACGTCAAGTGTTTGCGGGAATGTGCGACCGGGATGTCGTCTCACGGACTTCGCTAATATCAGGGTTTGTGCAGAATGGCTGCCCCTTGCAGGGGCTCCATCATTTTGCATCAATGATGCATAGTGAGGTGTGCCCTGACTTTGTGTTGCTAGTAACTGTACTTAAAGCGTATATGGAGCTTGATGACTTGCCTGGTGCCACAGCAGCTCATTCTTTAGTTGTCAAGAGTGGCTTTGACAATGAACTAGATGTGGTGATCGTGCTGACATCCATGTATgcaaagtttgggtgcattatgGCTGCCAGGGCACTCTTCGACAGGGTGCCAATCCCACGGGTCAACGTGATCCTTTGGAATGCCATGATATCAGGTTATTCTAAGAATGGCCTTGCTAAAGAGGCGGTGCAACTTTTCAAGCAGATGAGGAAGGTTGCGAGGAGCATGACACCCGACTCTGTTACCTTACGGTCGGTGATCCTGGCTTGTGCTCAGCTTGATTCTGTCGAACTTGCGGAGTGGATGGAGGACTATGTCCGAGGCAGCGAGTTTAAGGATGATGTACTTGTTAACACAGCACTAATTGACATGTATTCCAAGGCAGGGAGCATTGACCGTGCACATACAATCTTCGAACGGATGCACGTGAGGGAGCGGGATGTGGTCGTTTGGAGTGCACTTATTGTTGGTTATGGGGCACATGGCCATGTAAAGGAGGCTGTTACCCTGTTTGAGGACATGAAGCGTGCTGGGGTGAAACCCAATGATGTGACATTCCTGGGCCTCCTTTCAGCTTGCAACCATGGTGGTGCTGTGGAGAAAGGGTGGAGCTACTTCCATTCCATGAAACATGACTATGGGATTGAGCCCCAGCACCAGCACTATGCTTGCATGGTGGACCTGCTTGCTCGTGCTGGTCATCTTGACAGGGCTTATCACTTTATAATGGACATGCCAATCAAGCCAGAGATGAGTGTGTGGGGTGCCTTGCTTCACGGTTGCAAGATGCATGGACACTCAGACATGGCGCTGGCTGAGTGTGCCGCGCAGCACATTTTTGAGCTGGAGCATTCCAATGCAGGTCATTATGTGCAGCTTGCAAACTTGTATGCATCTGCTGGAATGTGGAGCCATGTTGCTGGTGTCAGGCTCACCATGAGAGAGAGGGGTGTTAGCAAGGAAACAGGGTGCAGCTCCATTGATATCAACGGAGAGATGCACTCCTTCCATGCAGGGGATCATTCACATCCTAGGGCTGCTGAGATTTTTGCGTTGCTTAGTCTTCTTTCTCCAACTCCagctggaggtggaggcgggcaagatttttttttttcaatggcCCTTTTCTCCCTCATTCTTCCTGAGGGAGCATGTGTTACAGTTAGGCAAAATTGGTCATATCCCATAATTCTTTCCCTTGGCATAATGACATCCCAGCATGAGCTTGGATTCTACTGTGTATCCCTTGCCATAACAAAACCATGGTATGGcactcaaaaaaaatttgtgcataAAAAGAAGCGGCACAACTATAATTTATTGTAAGATGAGTAAAAAAGGGCTTACACATCATTTTCTATGCTATCACGTACTTATGATGGTGTCTGTGTAAACAGAGTTGACAGTAAGGGTGGACAGGAAGGGTGGAAGCTGCAGCGATGGTGGTACAGATCAGCGGCCAAACACACCACGGTCAAAACACTCAGCCACAGAGCAGCGCCGACGCAGCAAAATCAATGATAGGTGATTAGTTTTTGTAATTCCATGATTAATTCTATGCACAGAAATAAGTTTTGACTTCTGTatggatttttttcttttactccGCATCATTCCTACAGGTTTCAGATACTTAGGGAGCTGTTGCCACACAATGATCAAAAGAGAGATAAAGCAACATTTCTCTTGGAGGTAAGGTTTTCAACACCTTCCAATTTTATCGGCGTAATCTTTCTCTGTTGATTAACATGGtttttttcttgccatcctttcTAATGCAGGTTATTGAATACATACGGTTTTTGCAAGAGAAAGTACAAAAGTACGAGGCTACATTCCCAGAATGGAACCAAGAAAATGCAAAGATGCTTCCATGGGTAATTGCTTCCTGCTCTAAAGCAGCAATACTTGTTACTGTTGTTAGGAAAGGAACAGTCAATTCATGGTTGTCTGTCTGAGTGTAGTTTTACATTTTGCAGTCAAATATGTATTTTCGATCATTCTGGAAAAATTCGCAGGCAAGTGTTTGTTGCTAATAATGCATTTACCCTATCGAATCTCTAGGATTATATTGGTTTTTTTGGGCAAACATCTTATGTATACTTATTTTGTGCTACAGAGTAAAGGACAAATCCCAGGAGATTCCCTGCCTGACCCTTCACATTTCATGAGAAATGGATCCTCACCTGGATCTAATTTCACTGGGAAGCTCGATGATAATCACAACATGGTGACATCTGCTGCATCAGGGGCACAGAATCAGACTGAAAATGATCACATGGCTAGCGTGTGCTACAGATCAGCTGAAACTCCGGCAATTATTACAAGTACGATCAATGATCCACCTGTGATCCTGCATTACTCTCTGAGGTGCTTTCTGAGACTAGAAGCAGCACTGGTTACTTATGAGTCTTTCTTTATATGCAGATAATGCTTTATCTCAGTCCCAACCCCAATGGACAGATCCGTCCCCTGTGGATGATTGTGCAGTGAACAGTCAAATGCTTAACAACCAGCAGTTGGCAATCGATGAAGGAACAATCAGTGTATCCAGTCAATATTCCCAAGAGTGAGTCACAAAGAATATCACTTTGTTACTCATGTTTTTCCTACCTAAATATTTTGGTCCTTAATGTCAATATCTCAtagttttctttctttgttagTCATTTTTCCTTTGAGTGGGCCCAGCAGTAGGTTTTGCCCACCTGAAATTTCTTCTTGGTATTTCATTTGTACTTGGGTTCTTTCAGGATGCTGTGTTCAGAGAGCAAATTGCGTGGCAATTAAGAAATTTTGTTATCTTTGCCAAAAATAAAAGTATGTTGATGCATCtacttgttttcttttgttcatAACAGGTTACTTAATTCGTTGACTCATGCCCTTCAAAGCTCAGGTGTGGATTTGTCCCAATCCAGCATCTCTGTGCAAATCAACCTGGGCAAGCGAGCAGTCAAGAGACCTGCTGCTGGTTTACCCTCCAAGGTATAGTACCTCCACCATATGCACAGCACAGATGCTCatttaaaacatagcatgccaGCAAACTGAAGTTAGTTCAATCGTTTGTTCAACACGTCTAGTTTGAGATGATAAAGTCTGAAAATTCGAGCCTCCCTGTTGATGATGAAAGTGTATGCATCCTTAGTACTGATAGATATTGGGCAGTGTTCTATGCAAACCTTGGAAGCTCAGTGGTGATTATCACATAGGCATCTAAAACTAACATTTTCGTCTACCCCATTTATCTCCACTGGTTCATGTTTTCACATGGCACTTCAATTCCGTGTAGGAACCAACGGACCCAGCATCTAGCGACGAAATAGGTCAGCAGCTGGCAATGTTGGGTGGCGGCGCTGAAGACCTCTCTCATGCAGCAAAGCGGCATAAACCGGGCAACAGCTGATGATGGTCCCTGCCTCGCTCCCGGACCCGATTGATCATTCTTTCCTTCCCAGCCAACCAGCCAACGGGAGGCTCTTTTGGATTGGTTGTACATTTGTGCTAGCTGTGAAAGGCTCCGTGATGAAGGAGGCCCCCGCTGCATTCGTTCATTTGATCGCTCCCGCCGTCCTCTTTAGTCCATTGTTCacttagaaaaaaaacaaaaaacccTGGAGCTTCCATCGCGGATTGTGAAGCCGCTCTTGTACACAGGCTTCCATTCATATGAGAAGCTTCCCCACCCTGACAAACCTTATGCTGTAGGCTTGTAGTAAACCTGTAATATATCTCCAACAACTGTACCGGACTGCCTGTTAGTCAAGTTGCTCGTTCTCTTGGGAGTACACTGGCCAAAGGGCCTCTAGCTGAGTTGGTTAGAGGAACCTAGCGGCGctcctcaggtcctgggttcgactcctcgtgggagcgaatttcaggttgAGGTTAAAAAAACCCCTCGCCTGCTtcatgtccaaagcactgtggagcccggcctaactcacaaggcgacgggcctccgtgtacgggtggggcaggAGTTCGTgggttttcttggcctgctgtgagaaggtcattctacctctcaaacaatgccATGGGGCGGTCTttcaggtcaagtttttttctTGGGAGTACACTGCATAGTGTCGTTGCCCCGTCTCAGTGAACCAATCGTCTTGTTCTTGTTTCTCCCATGGTCAGTGCAATGCAAACTTGCAGAATCGGCTCACAGGGGGCGGTGTTGGCTTCCCTTTCCGGTCCCGTCACCGGTCAGTCACCGCGGCCCGGGCTGGGCACCAGAAACTGTGGCCGCGCGGGGCGGGGTCGCCTGCCGAAGCTAGTTGACTATCTCGTCGCCGGCGGGTGGGCGGCACCGGCGGTTGCAGTTGCAGGTCGGTGGGGTGGCGTGGCCTGATGGTCGCCGGACGTCACgacggttggcggcggcggcgggggagatcGGGTCCGAGATACGACCGCGGAACCGTGCCAGCAGCGCCACCGCCATCCACCGACCGGGCACGTCCGTTGAAGGCGCGAATGTGCCGCCTTGACTACGCGACGCGCTGACGCTTCGCCCGCGTTGGGTTGGGACGCAGCCACGGTGACCCAGCGACAGCGAGGGTCGATCCGTGTAGCCGGATGAGGACAAGCACGGCAACGAAGGAGACGCGGTCACTCTCCGGTGGGAGGCAGGGCTTGTCTTGTCTATACGCCGTGTGGCTGACTTGGCTGGCTGTGGCGTGGTGCTGAACCAATGCAACTCTTATTAGTCCACACGCACTGACCTAGTAGTGCGCGATCATGCAATCCGTCACTAATACTAATGCACTACACCAGGCTGTTGATTAGTGAGCACTAATGCCAACTGGATGGGTTTGGTGGGCTGTGGACTCAGCtgcccagagagagagagagagagagagagagagagagagagagagagagagagagagagagagagagatggtgcCATGGTGGTTACGGGAAGCCAGATTCGAAGCCTCCGAGAAGCCAGGCCCCAGCGACTGCTGCGCATGCGAACCTCGTCACGATCGGGCGATCCAACGGCACTACgggaaagaaaacaaaaatgcgAGGCGAGAGGgtccggcgcgcgccgccgccgcccaccatcTCACGGCGCCAACGCAGTTCCCGTCGGCAACCTGATCCACGAGTTGGGCGCGTTCAGATTCTggccaaaaacaaaaaaaacttcaCGAGTTTTTTCATAATGAAATCTCTGCGTACGACGATGATCATGCTGGGCACAGATACGGGTGGTAAAAGACCCAAgattttgaattagaaaatcTAAGAGCCGGGTTTTAAAAGAGTCGGGCTctaattttatacaattttgagctaaataaTTTAAGAACCTTATTGGACTGTAAATAGACCACTAGGACCATGATctattaccacccctaggcaCGGACTAGTAGGGTTGATTTGGGACGGTAGGGGATCGGTTGACGACGGCGCGTGCACGAGTACGCGCCGCTGCACGTGCGCTGTTGCATGCAGAGGGACCGGGTGGCTTGAATCCGGAGGCGTACTGCTCCGGTTGCGTGGCTTCAGGaagacggcggcggcttccAAGTTCCAATGCCAGCAACTCACTGAACTTGCGTCACATATTCCTTCATGTACTTGTCATCTACTCCACTTGATAAGCTTAGCTTCTAGAGTTATCAAGCTTCAGGTCAACATGGAACACAAAAAAAAGTCCTAATATAGTAGTTCGGGTTAAAGTTCATGTGCAGATATTGCCGTGCGTTTTTAGGAAGAAAACAGGAGGAGAATTGCAGTGCACTTCAGGAACAAATGCCGAATTCCACACCGGAAGA
This window contains:
- the LOC120682123 gene encoding transcription factor BIM2-like isoform X3, which encodes MGIQGNKAATHEHDFLSLYTAATASKDAPLQLHDSMPHPPSQGGNFFLKTHNFLQPLEKPGAPPLLPAAASGAESRHRHPQVPAAAATSKQHALPLPGGVGTFSICPAPVSVAPPATAAVVKAEPPLVLWGQPAAALHQPAARELTVRVDRKGGSCSDGGTDQRPNTPRSKHSATEQRRRSKINDRFQILRELLPHNDQKRDKATFLLEVIEYIRFLQEKVQKYEATFPEWNQENAKMLPWSNMYFRSFWKNSQSKGQIPGDSLPDPSHFMRNGSSPGSNFTGKLDDNHNMVTSAASGAQNQTENDHMASVCYRSAETPAIITNNALSQSQPQWTDPSPVDDCAVNSQMLNNQQLAIDEGTISVSSQYSQELLNSLTHALQSSGVDLSQSSISVQINLGKRAVKRPAAGLPSKEPTDPASSDEIGQQLAMLGGGAEDLSHAAKRHKPGNS
- the LOC120682123 gene encoding transcription factor BIM2-like isoform X2, giving the protein MGIQGNKAATHEHDFLSLYTAATASKDAPLQLHDSMPHPPSQGGNFFLKTHNFLQPLEKPGAPPLLPAAASGAESRHRHPQVPAAAATSKQHALPLPGGVGTFSICPAPVSVAPPATAAVVKAEPPLVLWGQPAAALHQPAARGHQQQWALPFAGAGQPRPPPPPQDRKGRGGRAAVMESGSRSSGGAGFDDDDGLAARREVSSSLQELTVRVDRKGGSCSDGGTDQRPNTPRSKHSATEQRRRSKINDRFQILRELLPHNDQKRDKATFLLEVIEYIRFLQEKVQKYEATFPEWNQENAKMLPWSKGQIPGDSLPDPSHFMRNGSSPGSNFTGKLDDNHNMVTSAASGAQNQTENDHMASVCYRSAETPAIITNNALSQSQPQWTDPSPVDDCAVNSQMLNNQQLAIDEGTISVSSQYSQELLNSLTHALQSSGVDLSQSSISVQINLGKRAVKRPAAGLPSKEPTDPASSDEIGQQLAMLGGGAEDLSHAAKRHKPGNS
- the LOC120682123 gene encoding transcription factor BIM2-like isoform X1; protein product: MGIQGNKAATHEHDFLSLYTAATASKDAPLQLHDSMPHPPSQGGNFFLKTHNFLQPLEKPGAPPLLPAAASGAESRHRHPQVPAAAATSKQHALPLPGGVGTFSICPAPVSVAPPATAAVVKAEPPLVLWGQPAAALHQPAARGHQQQWALPFAGAGQPRPPPPPQDRKGRGGRAAVMESGSRSSGGAGFDDDDGLAARREVSSSLQELTVRVDRKGGSCSDGGTDQRPNTPRSKHSATEQRRRSKINDRFQILRELLPHNDQKRDKATFLLEVIEYIRFLQEKVQKYEATFPEWNQENAKMLPWSNMYFRSFWKNSQSKGQIPGDSLPDPSHFMRNGSSPGSNFTGKLDDNHNMVTSAASGAQNQTENDHMASVCYRSAETPAIITNNALSQSQPQWTDPSPVDDCAVNSQMLNNQQLAIDEGTISVSSQYSQELLNSLTHALQSSGVDLSQSSISVQINLGKRAVKRPAAGLPSKEPTDPASSDEIGQQLAMLGGGAEDLSHAAKRHKPGNS